A window of Patagioenas fasciata isolate bPatFas1 chromosome 5, bPatFas1.hap1, whole genome shotgun sequence contains these coding sequences:
- the CTTN gene encoding src substrate cortactin isoform X2: MWKATAGHTASVHQIDGADDWETDPDFVNDVSEKEQRWGAKTVKGSGHQEHINIHQLRENVFQEHQNLKEKELETGPKASHGYGGKFGVEQDRMDKSAVGHEYQSKLSQHCSQVDSVKGFGGKFGVQTDRVDQSAVGFEYQGKTEKHASQKDYSSGFGGKYGVQADRVDKSAVGFDYQGKTEKHESQKDYVKGFGGKFGVQTDRQDKCALGWDHQEKVQLHESQKDYSKGFGGKYGVQKDRMDKNAATFEDIEKPASTYQKTKPIEAVANKTSSIRANFENLAKEKEQEDRRKAEAERAQRMAREKQEQEEARRKLEEQAKAKKQTPPPSPTTQPAEQKAPSSPVYQDAVSFEAESTYKNSSTTYAAAHEPESGYKAAESGYQEAATPREAEYEPETVYEVAGAGDRYQAEENGYDEYENELGITAIALYDYQAAGDDEISFDPDDIITNIEMIDDGWWRGVCKGRYGLFPANYVELRQ, encoded by the exons ATGTGGAAGGCAACTGCAGGCCACACCGCTTCTGTCCATCAGATTGATGGTGCCGATGACTGGGAGACGGATCCTGATTTTGTG AATGATGTGAGTGAGAAAGAACAGCGCTGGGGAGCTAAAACTGTGAAAGGATCCGGCCATCAAGAACACATCAA TATTCATCAGCTGAGAGAGAATGTATTCCAAGAGCACCAGAACCTCAAAGAGAAGGAGCTTGAAACAGGACCAAAAGCTTCCCATGGCTACGGAGGGAAATTCGGCGTCGAACAAGATCGCATGGATAAA TCAGCTGTTGGACATGAATATCAATCCAAACTTTCTCAGCATTGCTCCCAAGTGGATTCGGTGAAAGGGTTTGGTGGCAAGTTTGGAGTACAAACTGATAGAGTTGACCAG TCAGCTGTTGGGTTTGAATATCAGGGGAAAACGGAGAAGCATGCCTCGCAAAAAG ACTACTCGAGTGGTTTTGGTGGTAAATATGGAGTACAGGCTGACAGGGTGGACAAGAGTGCGGTGGGGTTTGATTACCAGGGTAAAACTGAGAAGCACGAGTCACAGAAGG ATTATGTGAAGGGGTTCGGAGGCAAGTTTGgtgtgcagacagacagacaagacaAATGTGCGCTTGGCTGGGATCACCAGGAGAAAGTCCAGCTGCACGAATCCCAGAAAG ATTATTCAAAAGGATTTGGTGGGAAGTACGGTGTGCAGAAAGATCGGATGGATAAG AATGCAGCAACTTTTGAAGATATTGAGAAACCAGCATCAACTTACCAGAAGACCAAGCCAATAGAAGCTG TTGCTAATAAAACAAGCAGCATCCGAGCTAACTTTGAAAACCTAGCCaaggagaaagagcaggaggaccGAAGGAAGGCAGAAGCTGAGAGAGCACAGAGAATGGCCAGGGAGAAACAAGAACAGGAGGAGGCTCGAAGGAAGCTGGAG GAACAAGCTAAGGCCAAAAAACAAACTCCACCACCATCTCCTACCACGCAGCCGGCTGAACAGAAGGCACCTTCAAGCCCAGTCTACCAG GATGCAGTTTCCTTTGAAGCCGAGTCTACCTACAAGAACTCCAGCACAACGTATGCAGCTGCACACGAGCCAGAGTCTGGCTACAAAGCCGCAGAGTCGGGCTACCAAGAAGCAGCGACTCCACGAGAGGCAGAGTATGAGCCAGAGACTGTCTATGAAGTGGCAGGGGCAGGAGACCGCTACCAAGCAG aAGAAAATGGTTATGATGAATATGAAAACGAACTTGGAATTACAGCCATAGCGCTTTATGATTATCAAGCCG CGGGCGATGACGAGATTTCCTTTGACCCAGACGACATCATCACAAACATAGAAATGATCGATGATGGCTGGTGGAGGGGTGTCTGCAAAGGCCGATACGGGTTGTTCCCCGCGAATTATGTGGAGCTCAGACAATAA
- the CTTN gene encoding src substrate cortactin isoform X1, with protein MWKATAGHTASVHQIDGADDWETDPDFVNDVSEKEQRWGAKTVKGSGHQEHINIHQLRENVFQEHQNLKEKELETGPKASHGYGGKFGVEQDRMDKSAVGHEYQSKLSQHCSQVDSVKGFGGKFGVQTDRVDQSAVGFEYQGKTEKHASQKDYSSGFGGKYGVQADRVDKSAVGFDYQGKTEKHESQKDYVKGFGGKFGVQTDRQDKCALGWDHQEKVQLHESQKDYKSGFGGKFGVQTERQDPSAVGFDYKEKLAKHESQQDYSKGFGGKYGVQKDRMDKNAATFEDIEKPASTYQKTKPIEAVANKTSSIRANFENLAKEKEQEDRRKAEAERAQRMAREKQEQEEARRKLEEQAKAKKQTPPPSPTTQPAEQKAPSSPVYQDAVSFEAESTYKNSSTTYAAAHEPESGYKAAESGYQEAATPREAEYEPETVYEVAGAGDRYQAEENGYDEYENELGITAIALYDYQAAGDDEISFDPDDIITNIEMIDDGWWRGVCKGRYGLFPANYVELRQ; from the exons ATGTGGAAGGCAACTGCAGGCCACACCGCTTCTGTCCATCAGATTGATGGTGCCGATGACTGGGAGACGGATCCTGATTTTGTG AATGATGTGAGTGAGAAAGAACAGCGCTGGGGAGCTAAAACTGTGAAAGGATCCGGCCATCAAGAACACATCAA TATTCATCAGCTGAGAGAGAATGTATTCCAAGAGCACCAGAACCTCAAAGAGAAGGAGCTTGAAACAGGACCAAAAGCTTCCCATGGCTACGGAGGGAAATTCGGCGTCGAACAAGATCGCATGGATAAA TCAGCTGTTGGACATGAATATCAATCCAAACTTTCTCAGCATTGCTCCCAAGTGGATTCGGTGAAAGGGTTTGGTGGCAAGTTTGGAGTACAAACTGATAGAGTTGACCAG TCAGCTGTTGGGTTTGAATATCAGGGGAAAACGGAGAAGCATGCCTCGCAAAAAG ACTACTCGAGTGGTTTTGGTGGTAAATATGGAGTACAGGCTGACAGGGTGGACAAGAGTGCGGTGGGGTTTGATTACCAGGGTAAAACTGAGAAGCACGAGTCACAGAAGG ATTATGTGAAGGGGTTCGGAGGCAAGTTTGgtgtgcagacagacagacaagacaAATGTGCGCTTGGCTGGGATCACCAGGAGAAAGTCCAGCTGCACGAATCCCAGAAAG ACTATAAGAGTGGTTTCGGAGGGAAATTTGGTGTACAGACAGAAAGGCAGGACCCATCTGCTGTGGGGTTTGATTACAAGGAGAAACTAGCCAAGCATGAATCTCAACAAG ATTATTCAAAAGGATTTGGTGGGAAGTACGGTGTGCAGAAAGATCGGATGGATAAG AATGCAGCAACTTTTGAAGATATTGAGAAACCAGCATCAACTTACCAGAAGACCAAGCCAATAGAAGCTG TTGCTAATAAAACAAGCAGCATCCGAGCTAACTTTGAAAACCTAGCCaaggagaaagagcaggaggaccGAAGGAAGGCAGAAGCTGAGAGAGCACAGAGAATGGCCAGGGAGAAACAAGAACAGGAGGAGGCTCGAAGGAAGCTGGAG GAACAAGCTAAGGCCAAAAAACAAACTCCACCACCATCTCCTACCACGCAGCCGGCTGAACAGAAGGCACCTTCAAGCCCAGTCTACCAG GATGCAGTTTCCTTTGAAGCCGAGTCTACCTACAAGAACTCCAGCACAACGTATGCAGCTGCACACGAGCCAGAGTCTGGCTACAAAGCCGCAGAGTCGGGCTACCAAGAAGCAGCGACTCCACGAGAGGCAGAGTATGAGCCAGAGACTGTCTATGAAGTGGCAGGGGCAGGAGACCGCTACCAAGCAG aAGAAAATGGTTATGATGAATATGAAAACGAACTTGGAATTACAGCCATAGCGCTTTATGATTATCAAGCCG CGGGCGATGACGAGATTTCCTTTGACCCAGACGACATCATCACAAACATAGAAATGATCGATGATGGCTGGTGGAGGGGTGTCTGCAAAGGCCGATACGGGTTGTTCCCCGCGAATTATGTGGAGCTCAGACAATAA